Proteins from a genomic interval of Debaryomyces hansenii CBS767 chromosome E complete sequence:
- a CDS encoding DEHA2E24222p (similar to uniprot|P25613 Saccharomyces cerevisiae YCR010c ADY2 Accumulation of DYads), producing the protein MVHSPTSHQNGSNSNVDDSISPIRETGKGNEFIIIGGKTYYKHELMHAFGGTLNPGLALPPVNKFGNAAPLGLAGFAMVTFISGMYNAQAMGVVESNAVLGVAAFYGGLVQFLAGCWEMVIGNTFGATALTSYGAFWISYAAINIEAFGIAAAYEDETEFNNAMGLLLLSWTLYTFMLSMLTLKSTVAFCLLLWLVTLTYALLCAGSFTQSVKVTRAAGIVGVITGLLAFYNAFAGVVTKQNSYFVVHSIPLTRD; encoded by the coding sequence ATGGTTCATTCCCCTACTTCACATCAAAATGGATCGAATTCTAATGTTGATGATTCTATTTCCCCAATTCGAGAAACTGGAAAGGGCaatgaattcatcataatcGGAGGCAAAACGTATTACAAACACGAATTAATGCATGCCTTCGGTGGTACACTTAATCCAGGATTAGCATTACCCCCCGTAAACAAGTTTGGTAACGCAGCGCCATTAGGGTTGGCTGGGTTCGCTATGGTGACTTTTATTCTGGGGATGTACAATGCACAGGCGATGGGTGTTGTTGAATCCAATGCAGTTTTAGGCGTGGCTGCATTTTACGGGGGACTAGTACAATTTTTAGCTGGATGCTGGGAAATGGTTATTGGTAACACTTTTGGCGCTACTGCCTTGACCTCATATGGAGCCTTCTGGATTTCTTACGCAGCTATTAACATAGAAGCTTTCGGGATAGCCGCTGCTTATGAGGACGAAACTGAGTTCAACAATGCTATGGGATTACTTCTTTTATCATGGACCTTGTATACTTTCATGCTATCAATGCTCACTTTGAAATCTACTGTTGCTTTCTGTCTACTACTTTGGCTTGTCACACTCACATATGCCCTATTATGTGCTGGTAGTTTTACCCAAAGTGTCAAAGTTACAAGAGCCGCTGGTATAGTAGGGGTCATTACTGGCCTACTTGCGTTCTATAATGCATTCGCAGGAGTTGTCACTAAACAGAACTCGTACTTCGTCGTGCATTCAATTCCTCTAACGAGAGACT